ACTCTGTGCTCCATCGCCAATATAGTCGCCGGTGACGGGGCGTCCATTCACTTTTGACCTTATATAATTTACTCTTACACTGGTGCTTAGCTTTTCGGTCAGCTTGGCATCTGCACTCAAGCTGAGAGAGTTGCGTTTAAGCTTGCTGTAGGGGAATACTCCCTTCTGATCCAGATTGGTATAAGAAAGGCGGACGCTGGCCTGCTCGCCTCCGGCAGTTAACGCTACATTGTTGGAGAGGTTAATACCTGTTTCATAAAAGTTTTTGATATTGTCAGGCTGAGCTTCCCAGGCTCTTAATTCTCCGTATTCGGGAGAGTTAGGGTAGAAGCTATCCCAATGCCTGACCATCTGGCCATCCAGGCGAGGCCCCCAGCTTTCGTCAGCCTGTGTAGCCACCATGGGCTCGCCATTATATGTATCAAATACCTGCTTATAACCTCCACCATATTCGTTCTGATAGTCTGGCAGAATATACACCTCGCTAAAGGTGGTGTTTGAGTTTATACTTACGCCAATGCCTTCGCTTCCTTTACCACTTTTGGTAGTAATCAGAATTACTCCATTGGCGGCTCTGGAACCATAAAGCGCGGCTGCACTAGGTCCTTTCAAGATTGAAATTGAAGCAATGTCGTCAGGGTTTAGATCCTGAGCAGCGTTACCATAATCAATACCTCCGTTGGCCTGCTGAGTATCTTCAGTATTGAAGTTGGAGTTGTCTATAGGCGTACCATCTACTACAAATAGTGGTTGGTTATTGCCAGAAACTGAACTTGCTCCTCTAATCAGGATGCGTGAAGACCCTCCTATATTTCCTGAAGAGCCAGCAATCTGTACACCGGCTACTCTCCCCTGAAGAGAGTTTACAATATTCGTTTCCCGGGCTTCATCCAGGCCCTGAGTGCTTATTTCCTGCACAGAGTAGCCCAGCGAGCGTTCCTCTCTTTGTATGCCCAGGGCTGTTACGACCACCTCAGAAAGCTGTTTAGCGTCGGTAAGCAGTTTTACATCTATATTAGATTGCTTGCCAATAGGTACCTCTTTACTGATGTACCCGATAAAAGAGAAAACCAATAGGCTGGCTTCGTCGCTAACACTGAGGCTATATTTTCCTTCAATATCAGTGACTGTTCCTGAAGAAGTACCTTTTACAATTACGTTAACCCCAGGTAGAGGCTCTCCTTCTTCACCAGACACCGATCCGCTGACGGTGTGTTGTGCTAATGCATAAGTTTGTACAAAAAGAAGGCTAATCGTGTAGAACCAGGGGCTTTTGCTCCTCCATAGTAGGTAGTAAAGCTTTTTTTTCATTAGGTTTGCATTTAAGTTGACTTGAAACAATTTGTCCCTGTCACCTATGTTTTAGCATAGATGTGTTGACGCACGCGCAGGGAAAAGCTCAACCAGAGCCAGGAACGGTACCAGCGTTTCTGGCTTTTATTTTGATTTTTGGGCTAATGAAAATCAGACGTGAATAAATAGCTTGCTAAACTGTAAGCAGTACAACACAAGCCTCTATAGCAGATGATTTTGAGAGTATTAAGTTTAAAGAAATAATATGCTGTTAAGTATCTGTTGACTTAAACAATATTAGGTAGTAATAATTTAAAATCAAATAAAATTTTGAAAATGATAAATTTTATAAAACTAATTATCAAAAAAATAAATAAAGATGATTTTTTGTTTTGTGTAGCTTAAAACAAGCTTTGATTTACTGAATTTATTGTCATTTTTTGATTACAACACTTCTTCTATAGTTCAGCTGTTGGTATTTGCCGGAAAGGAGATTAAATTAATATAGCCTGTTAGATAGGCAATGTTGACCAGCTTCCTAAATATTTATCTACTTTTAATGGCTTACCTATGTTAACAATCAGACGCATTCCTTTAAGCTTACTGATGGCTGGACTATGCCCCCTCTTGGTAGCTTTGATTTTTGTGACCTTGCGCCCTCTTGCACCAGCTACCGTACAAAATACAGAAGAAGTACAGGCTACGCTTATCCGGATCTCAGAAGGAACATCACATGATCTTTTAATTGAGCTGAAAGATGACCCTAACCACTATTACATCAACAGGGGCTTGGAGCAGGGCTTACATTTGCAGGAGCTAAAAAATGAGCTGGAAGGTAAAGAGATTAGACTTCGCTACATTAAACACTGGTCGCTGCTTAACCCTGTGGGAAGGGCACGCCCGCTGGCTCAATTAAGTGCTGATGGTAAAGCTATTTTTAACGCTATGGTAGACTAAACTACTAGCTTTGCAAAAAAGTCTGTATTATCCCACTTTATGAGCAAGCCAAGACCTTCGGTACAAATCATATTACAACAGCTGGAAGCAGAACGCAAACCAGAGTACCTGGAGCATATGCAGCATTTTGGTATACAGGGAGAAAATATGCTCGGCATCCGTATGCCCGTACTAAGGGCTATGGCTAAAACTTATGCCAAAGACCACAAAGTAGCACTGGAACTATGGAAACACGATATACATGAAGCAAAACTCATGGCTATCTTGATGGATGAGGCCAAGAAAGTAAATGAGGCACAAATGGAAAACTGGGCGCAGGATTTTAACTCCTGGGATGTATGTGATCAGGCTTGCAATAATCTGTTTTGTAAAACCAGGTATGCTTACGATAAAGCTTTTGCCTGGAGTAAACGGGAGGAGGAGTATGTAAAAAGAGCAGGCTTTGTTTTAATGGCAACTTTGGCTATTCATGACAAAAAAGGAGAAGATAGTAAGCTGGAAGCTTTTCTTCCATACATAGAGGCAGAAGCAACGGATGAGCGTAACTTTGTAAAAAAAGCAGTAAACTGGGCGCTGCGGCAAATTGGAAAAAGAAGCGCTTACCTGCATACAAGAGCATTACCACTGGCAGAAGCTCTCTCTCATCATGAGTCGCCCTCAGCTCGCTGGATAGGTAGCGATGCCTTGCGCGAGCTGGGCAGCGAAAAAGTATTGAAGCGTCTTGCTTAAAGCTTTTTTATTAAGCAGCCGCTGGCATTGTTATTTTTTGAAAAAGGCAGTAAATTAATGTAGGTAGCTTAAGGACTTTGTAATATTCTTTAAGCTCACATTTATGGATTTGCTCAGGATTTTTGGCCTAAACTACGAGCGTTATGAGATATACTACTACACTATTTATATCCGCCTCTTTCTTCTTATTGTTTATCTGCCATTTTGGTCTGAGTCAGAGGCTTAGAGTCTCCGAGAACCAGCGCTACTTACAGCATCATGATGGTACCCCCTTCTTTTGGCTGGGAGACACGGCCTGGGAACTTTTTCATCGCCTGGATAGGGAAGAAGCTGACATGTATTTGAAAAACCGGGCCGACAAACGCTTTACCGTAATACAGGCAGTGGTGCTGGCAGAACTGGACGGGCTCAACACGCCAAACCCTTATGGCGAAACCCCTCTACTAAACAATGACCCTACCCAACCTAATGAAGCTTATTTTAAACACGTAGATTATATTGTAGATAAAGCAGAAAGCCTCGGCTTATATGTAGGTATGCTCCCTAGCTGGGGAGATAAATTTAACAAACGCTGGGGAGTAGGGCCCGAGGTTTTTACCCCTGAGAATGCTCGTGTGTTCGGAGCGTTTCTGGGAGAGAGATACAAAGACAAACCCATAATCTGGATATTAGGAGGAGACCGTATTCCGGAAGAAAATGATGATTTTGCTATCATCCGAGCTATGGCAGAGGGGCTGAAAGAAGGTGATGGAGGAAATCACCTGATGACCTATCATCCGATGGGAGATCGTAACTCTGCTGAGTTTTTTCATAGAGATGAGTGGTTGGACTTTAATATGTTTCAGTCGGGGCATGGTAGCCGAGACAAGCCCAACTACCAGATGACCCTTGCTAACTATGCACTTAATCCTGTTAAGCCTACTTTGGATGGAGAGCCATGTTACGAAGACCACCCTATCAACTGGAAACCTGAAAAAGGCTGGTTTAACGAAAAAGATATACGCAAAGCAGCATATTGGTCTATGCTTTCCGGTGCTTTAGGTCATACTTATGGCAACCACAATATCTGGCAGATGTGGCAAGAAGGCAGAGAGCCGGTTTCTTCTGCGCGCACTCCCTGGTACGAAGCTTTAGACCATCCGGGGGCTTACCAGATGGGGTACATGCGAGAATTGTTTGAGTCGCGTAGTTTTACAGATTTAGTGCCTGATGCTGATCTGGTAGTAAGTAGTAAAGGTGAAACTAATTTTGTAGCAGCAGCCAG
This window of the Porifericola rhodea genome carries:
- a CDS encoding DNA alkylation repair protein, which gives rise to MSKPRPSVQIILQQLEAERKPEYLEHMQHFGIQGENMLGIRMPVLRAMAKTYAKDHKVALELWKHDIHEAKLMAILMDEAKKVNEAQMENWAQDFNSWDVCDQACNNLFCKTRYAYDKAFAWSKREEEYVKRAGFVLMATLAIHDKKGEDSKLEAFLPYIEAEATDERNFVKKAVNWALRQIGKRSAYLHTRALPLAEALSHHESPSARWIGSDALRELGSEKVLKRLA
- a CDS encoding glycoside hydrolase family 140 protein — protein: MRYTTTLFISASFFLLFICHFGLSQRLRVSENQRYLQHHDGTPFFWLGDTAWELFHRLDREEADMYLKNRADKRFTVIQAVVLAELDGLNTPNPYGETPLLNNDPTQPNEAYFKHVDYIVDKAESLGLYVGMLPSWGDKFNKRWGVGPEVFTPENARVFGAFLGERYKDKPIIWILGGDRIPEENDDFAIIRAMAEGLKEGDGGNHLMTYHPMGDRNSAEFFHRDEWLDFNMFQSGHGSRDKPNYQMTLANYALNPVKPTLDGEPCYEDHPINWKPEKGWFNEKDIRKAAYWSMLSGALGHTYGNHNIWQMWQEGREPVSSARTPWYEALDHPGAYQMGYMRELFESRSFTDLVPDADLVVSSKGETNFVAAARGSDFLMVYVPAHESVEVNPQKISGKKINVWWFDPRTGDSVSLGKYKNNRNYTFRTPITERDWVLIIDDVAKAYSTPGDMLFGMNE